Proteins from one Bombyx mori chromosome 1, ASM3026992v2 genomic window:
- the LOC101746302 gene encoding ATP synthase subunit b, mitochondrial, translating into MFSQSSLVIIKLLWSKLSKFLTMIFRPFIQPRFNKQFLFVPNFILAHTSTCPASKPKCGASAGKGGTTSIKKIDFKRAEKSAPCRFGFIPEEWFQFFHSKTGVTGPYIFGLVFVNYLVSKEIYVLEHEYYSGLSYVVILYFISKKMAPGIGASLDKEVDAEIAEWEKGRADQMKVFETTIKDAKDAQWRAEGQKILIEAKKENVAMQLEAVYRERAMRLYQMVKGRLDYHVKKRRTENKLHQKWMIAWILENVHKSITADFQKQALNQAIKDLALAASRVK; encoded by the coding sequence ATGTTTTCGCAGTCATCACTAGTCATTATAAAATTACTCTGGTCGAAATTGTCTAAGTTCTTAACAATGATTTTTAGGCCTTTTATTCAACCGAGGTTCAATAAACAGTTTCTATTCGTGCCCAATTTTATACTAGCTCATACCAGCACTTGTCCAGCTTCAAAACCCAAATGTGGAGCATCCGCAGGCAAGGGGGGAACgacttctataaaaaaaattgatttcaaaCGCGCTGAAAAATCTGCCCCATGTCGATTCGGTTTCATACCTGAAGAATGGTTTCAATTTTTTCACTCAAAAACGGGCGTTACTGGACCATATATATTTGGACTAGTTTTTGTTAATTATCTTGTCAGCAAAGAAATATATGTGTTAGAACATGAATATTACAGTGGGCTATCGTATGTTGTTATTTTGTACTTTATATCGAAAAAAATGGCCCCTGGAATAGGAGCTAGCCTTGACAAAGAAGTAGACGCCGAAATAGCCGAGTGGGAGAAGGGGAGAGCAGATCAAATGAAGGTTTTTGAAACCACGATTAAAGATGCTAAAGATGCGCAATGGAGAGCTGAAGGCCAAAAAATATTGATCGAAGCCAAGAAAGAGAACGTGGCTATGCAATTAGAAGCAGTATATCGAGAAAGAGCAATGCGGTTATACCAAATGGTTAAAGGGAGATTAGattatcacgtcaaaaaacgGAGAACTGAAAACAAATTACACCAGAAATGGATGATTGCATGGATTTTGGAGAATGTTCATAAATCAATAACAGCGGATTTTCAGAAACAAGCCCTTAATCAGGCGATTAAAGATTTAGCTCTTGCCGCTAGTCGTGTTAAATAG
- the Idgf gene encoding chitinase-like protein EN03 precursor (The RefSeq protein has 2 substitutions, 2 frameshifts, 1 non-frameshifting indel compared to this genomic sequence), with amino-acid sequence MKLFIALVGLLALAKALPAVTHSKVLCYYDSRSYVRESQARMLPLDLDPALSFCTHLLYGYAVIQPDTYKLVSLNENLDIDRTHDNYRAITSLKAKYPGLTVLLSVGGDADTEEPEKYNLLLESQQARTAFINSGVLLAEQYGFDGIDLAWQFPRVKPKKIRSTWGSLWHGIKKTFGTTPVDEKESEHREGFTALVRELKQALIHKPKMQLGVTVLPNVNSTIYHDVPAIINLVDYVNVGAYDYYTPTRNNKEADYTAPIYTPQNRNPLQNADAAVTYWLTSGAPSQKIVLSXRLRSYLETGXDSEIAGVPPIHTDGPGEAGPYVKTEGLLSYPEVCGKLINPNQQKGMRPHLRKVTDPSKRFGTYAFRLPDDNGEGGIWVSYEDPDTAGQKAAYVKSKNLGGVAIVDLSLDDFRGLCTGDKYPILRAAKYRL; translated from the exons ATGAAGCTATTTATCGCTCTAGTCGGGCTCTTGGCCCTCGCTAAGGCCCTACCTGCGGTAACCCACAGCAAAGTACTTTGTTACTACGACAGCAGGAGCTATGTCAGAGAAT CTCAAGCCCGCATGCTGCCGTTGGACCTCGATCCCGCTCTGTCGTTCTGCACCCACTTGCTGTACGGCTATGCCGGTATCCAGCCTGACACCTATAAGCTGGTGTCCTTAAACGAGAACCTGGACATAGACCGAACACACGACAACTACCGTGCGATCACCAGCTTGAAAGCCAAGTACCCTGGTCTCACTGTATTATTATCTGTTGGTGGCGACGCTGATACCGAAGAACCAGAAAAATATAACCTTCTG CTGGAATCGCAGCAAGCCCGTACTGCTTTCATTAATTCCGGAGTGCTGTTGGCTGAACAATATGGTTTCGATGGAATTGACCTCGCCTGGCAGTTCCCAAGAGTTAAGCCTAAGAAGATCCGCTCGACCTGGG gaTCGCTTTGGCATGGAATTAAGAAGACATTCGGCACCACGCCAGTCGATGAGAAGGAATCTGAGCACCGTGAAGGTTTCACTGCCCTTGTTCGTGAATTGAAACAGGCCCTTATCCACAAGCCTAAGATGCAGCTCGGCGTGACTGTTTTGCCCAACGTTAATTCTACAA TTTACCACGACGTGCCCGCCATCATTAACTTAGTTGACTATGTAAACGTTGGCGCTTACGATTATTACACTCCGACACGCAACAACAAAGAAGCTGATTACACAGCTCCTATTTACACCCCACAAAATCGCAACCCACTGCAGAACGCCGACGCCGCTGTCACATACTG GCTCACGAGCGGTGCTCCAAGCCAAAAGATAGTATTGTC TCGCGACCTTCGGTCGTACCTGGAAACTGGAC CTGACAGCGAAATTGCGGGAGTCCCTCCAATCCACACTGATGGTCCCGGCGAAGCTG GACCATACGTTAAGACTGAAGGTTTGCTCAGTTACCCAGAAGTCTGCGGTAAGTTGATCAACCCCAACCAGCAGAAGGGAATGCGTCCTCACCTCAGGAAGGTTACTGACCCCAGCAAGCGTTTCG gaACATACGCCTTCCGTCTTCCTGATGACAACGGTGAGGGTGGCATTTGGGTATCATACGAGGATCCTGATACTGCTGGCCAGAAAGCTGCTTACGTCAA gtcAAAGAATCTCGGTGGTGTCGCTATTGTGGACCTATCATTGGATGACTTCCGCGGTCTCTGTACCGGAGACAAGTATCCAATCCTTAGGGCCGCTAAATACCGtctctaa
- the Idgf gene encoding chitinase-like protein EN03 isoform X1, with product MKLFIALVGLLALAKALPAVTHSKVLCYYDSRSYVRESQARMLPLDLDPALSFCTHLLYGYAGIQPDTYKLVSLNENLDIDRTHDNYRAITSLKAKYPGLTVLLSVGGDADTEEPEKYNLLLESQQARTAFINSGVLLAEQYGFDGIDLAWQFPRVKPKKIRSTWGSLWHGIKKTFGTTPVDEKESEHREGFTALVRELKQALIHKPKMQLGVTVLPNVNSTIYHDVPAIINLVDYVNVGAYDYYTPTRNNKEADYTAPIYTPQNRNPLQNADAAVTYWLTSGAPSQKIVLSIATFGRTWKLDADSEIAGVPPIHTDGPGEAGPYVKTEGLLSYPEVCGKLINPNQQKGMRPHLRKVTDPSKRFELGLTKDTDLTYIFGTYAFRLPDDNGEGGIWVSYEDPDTAGQKAAYVKSKNLGGVAIVDLSLDDFRGLCTGDKYPILRAAKYRL from the exons ATGAAGCTATTTATCGCTCTAGTCGGGCTCTTGGCCCTCGCTAAGGCCCTACCTGCGGTAACCCACAGCAAAGTACTTTGTTACTACGACAGCAGGAGCTATGTCAGAGAAT CTCAAGCCCGCATGCTGCCGTTGGACCTCGATCCCGCTCTGTCGTTCTGCACCCACTTGCTGTACGGCTATGCCGGTATCCAGCCTGACACCTATAAGCTGGTGTCCTTAAACGAGAACCTGGACATAGACCGAACACACGACAACTACCGTGCGATCACCAGCTTGAAAGCCAAGTACCCTGGTCTCACTGTATTATTATCTGTTGGTGGCGACGCTGATACCGAAGAACCAGAAAAATATAACCTTCTG CTGGAATCGCAGCAAGCCCGTACTGCTTTCATTAATTCCGGAGTGCTGTTGGCTGAACAATATGGTTTCGATGGAATTGACCTCGCCTGGCAGTTCCCAAGAGTTAAGCCTAAGAAGATCCGCTCGACCTGGG gaTCGCTTTGGCATGGAATTAAGAAGACATTCGGCACCACGCCAGTCGATGAGAAGGAATCTGAGCACCGTGAAGGTTTCACTGCCCTTGTTCGTGAATTGAAACAGGCCCTTATCCACAAGCCTAAGATGCAGCTCGGCGTGACTGTTTTGCCCAACGTTAATTCTACAA TTTACCACGACGTGCCCGCCATCATTAACTTAGTTGACTATGTAAACGTTGGCGCTTACGATTATTACACTCCGACACGCAACAACAAAGAAGCTGATTACACAGCTCCTATTTACACCCCACAAAATCGCAACCCACTGCAGAACGCCGACGCCGCTGTCACATACTG GCTCACGAGCGGTGCTCCAAGCCAAAAGATAGTATTGTCTATCGCGACCTTCGGTCGTACCTGGAAACTGGACGCTGACAGCGAAATTGCGGGAGTCCCTCCAATCCACACTGATGGTCCCGGCGAAGCTG GACCATACGTTAAGACTGAAGGTTTGCTCAGTTACCCAGAAGTCTGCGGTAAGTTGATCAACCCCAACCAGCAGAAGGGAATGCGTCCTCACCTCAGGAAGGTTACTGACCCCAGCAAGCGTTTCG aGTTGGGCTTAACGAAGGACACGGATTTAACTTATATTTTTG gaACATACGCCTTCCGTCTTCCTGATGACAACGGTGAGGGTGGCATTTGGGTATCATACGAGGATCCTGATACTGCTGGCCAGAAAGCTGCTTACGTCAA gtcAAAGAATCTCGGTGGTGTCGCTATTGTGGACCTATCATTGGATGACTTCCGCGGTCTCTGTACCGGAGACAAGTATCCAATCCTTAGGGCCGCTAAATACCGtctctaa
- the Idgf gene encoding chitinase-like protein EN03 isoform X4, whose protein sequence is MKLFIALVGLLALAKALPAVTHSKVLCYYDSRSYVRESQARMLPLDLDPALSFCTHLLYGYAGIQPDTYKLVSLNENLDIDRTHDNYRAITSLKAKYPGLTVLLSVGGDADTEEPEKYNLLLESQQARTAFINSGVLLAEQYGFDGIDLAWQFPRVKPKKIRSTWGSLWHGIKKTFGTTPVDEKESEHREGFTALVRELKQALIHKPKMQLGVTVLPNVNSTIYHDVPAIINLVDYVNVGAYDYYTPTRNNKEADYTAPIYTPQNRNPLQNADAAVTYWLTSGAPSQKIVLSIATFGRTWKLDADSEIAGVPPIHTDGPGEAGPYVKTEGLLSYPEVCGKLINPNQQKGMRPHLRKVTDPSKRFGTYAFRLPDDNGEGGIWVSYEDPDTAGQKAAYVKLVKESRWCRYCGPIIG, encoded by the exons ATGAAGCTATTTATCGCTCTAGTCGGGCTCTTGGCCCTCGCTAAGGCCCTACCTGCGGTAACCCACAGCAAAGTACTTTGTTACTACGACAGCAGGAGCTATGTCAGAGAAT CTCAAGCCCGCATGCTGCCGTTGGACCTCGATCCCGCTCTGTCGTTCTGCACCCACTTGCTGTACGGCTATGCCGGTATCCAGCCTGACACCTATAAGCTGGTGTCCTTAAACGAGAACCTGGACATAGACCGAACACACGACAACTACCGTGCGATCACCAGCTTGAAAGCCAAGTACCCTGGTCTCACTGTATTATTATCTGTTGGTGGCGACGCTGATACCGAAGAACCAGAAAAATATAACCTTCTG CTGGAATCGCAGCAAGCCCGTACTGCTTTCATTAATTCCGGAGTGCTGTTGGCTGAACAATATGGTTTCGATGGAATTGACCTCGCCTGGCAGTTCCCAAGAGTTAAGCCTAAGAAGATCCGCTCGACCTGGG gaTCGCTTTGGCATGGAATTAAGAAGACATTCGGCACCACGCCAGTCGATGAGAAGGAATCTGAGCACCGTGAAGGTTTCACTGCCCTTGTTCGTGAATTGAAACAGGCCCTTATCCACAAGCCTAAGATGCAGCTCGGCGTGACTGTTTTGCCCAACGTTAATTCTACAA TTTACCACGACGTGCCCGCCATCATTAACTTAGTTGACTATGTAAACGTTGGCGCTTACGATTATTACACTCCGACACGCAACAACAAAGAAGCTGATTACACAGCTCCTATTTACACCCCACAAAATCGCAACCCACTGCAGAACGCCGACGCCGCTGTCACATACTG GCTCACGAGCGGTGCTCCAAGCCAAAAGATAGTATTGTCTATCGCGACCTTCGGTCGTACCTGGAAACTGGACGCTGACAGCGAAATTGCGGGAGTCCCTCCAATCCACACTGATGGTCCCGGCGAAGCTG GACCATACGTTAAGACTGAAGGTTTGCTCAGTTACCCAGAAGTCTGCGGTAAGTTGATCAACCCCAACCAGCAGAAGGGAATGCGTCCTCACCTCAGGAAGGTTACTGACCCCAGCAAGCGTTTCG gaACATACGCCTTCCGTCTTCCTGATGACAACGGTGAGGGTGGCATTTGGGTATCATACGAGGATCCTGATACTGCTGGCCAGAAAGCTGCTTACGTCAAGTTA gtcAAAGAATCTCGGTGGTGTCGCTATTGTGGACCTATCATTGGATGA
- the Idgf gene encoding chitinase-like protein EN03 isoform X2 produces the protein MKLFIALVGLLALAKALPAVTHSKVLCYYDSRSYVRESQARMLPLDLDPALSFCTHLLYGYAGIQPDTYKLVSLNENLDIDRTHDNYRAITSLKAKYPGLTVLLSVGGDADTEEPEKYNLLLESQQARTAFINSGVLLAEQYGFDGIDLAWQFPRVKPKKIRSTWGSLWHGIKKTFGTTPVDEKESEHREGFTALVRELKQALIHKPKMQLGVTVLPNVNSTIYHDVPAIINLVDYVNVGAYDYYTPTRNNKEADYTAPIYTPQNRNPLQNADAAVTYWLTSGAPSQKIVLSIATFGRTWKLDADSEIAGVPPIHTDGPGEAGPYVKTEGLLSYPEVCGKLINPNQQKGMRPHLRKVTDPSKRFGTYAFRLPDDNGEGGIWVSYEDPDTAGQKAAYVKSKNLGGVAIVDLSLDDFRGLCTGDKYPILRAAKYRL, from the exons ATGAAGCTATTTATCGCTCTAGTCGGGCTCTTGGCCCTCGCTAAGGCCCTACCTGCGGTAACCCACAGCAAAGTACTTTGTTACTACGACAGCAGGAGCTATGTCAGAGAAT CTCAAGCCCGCATGCTGCCGTTGGACCTCGATCCCGCTCTGTCGTTCTGCACCCACTTGCTGTACGGCTATGCCGGTATCCAGCCTGACACCTATAAGCTGGTGTCCTTAAACGAGAACCTGGACATAGACCGAACACACGACAACTACCGTGCGATCACCAGCTTGAAAGCCAAGTACCCTGGTCTCACTGTATTATTATCTGTTGGTGGCGACGCTGATACCGAAGAACCAGAAAAATATAACCTTCTG CTGGAATCGCAGCAAGCCCGTACTGCTTTCATTAATTCCGGAGTGCTGTTGGCTGAACAATATGGTTTCGATGGAATTGACCTCGCCTGGCAGTTCCCAAGAGTTAAGCCTAAGAAGATCCGCTCGACCTGGG gaTCGCTTTGGCATGGAATTAAGAAGACATTCGGCACCACGCCAGTCGATGAGAAGGAATCTGAGCACCGTGAAGGTTTCACTGCCCTTGTTCGTGAATTGAAACAGGCCCTTATCCACAAGCCTAAGATGCAGCTCGGCGTGACTGTTTTGCCCAACGTTAATTCTACAA TTTACCACGACGTGCCCGCCATCATTAACTTAGTTGACTATGTAAACGTTGGCGCTTACGATTATTACACTCCGACACGCAACAACAAAGAAGCTGATTACACAGCTCCTATTTACACCCCACAAAATCGCAACCCACTGCAGAACGCCGACGCCGCTGTCACATACTG GCTCACGAGCGGTGCTCCAAGCCAAAAGATAGTATTGTCTATCGCGACCTTCGGTCGTACCTGGAAACTGGACGCTGACAGCGAAATTGCGGGAGTCCCTCCAATCCACACTGATGGTCCCGGCGAAGCTG GACCATACGTTAAGACTGAAGGTTTGCTCAGTTACCCAGAAGTCTGCGGTAAGTTGATCAACCCCAACCAGCAGAAGGGAATGCGTCCTCACCTCAGGAAGGTTACTGACCCCAGCAAGCGTTTCG gaACATACGCCTTCCGTCTTCCTGATGACAACGGTGAGGGTGGCATTTGGGTATCATACGAGGATCCTGATACTGCTGGCCAGAAAGCTGCTTACGTCAA gtcAAAGAATCTCGGTGGTGTCGCTATTGTGGACCTATCATTGGATGACTTCCGCGGTCTCTGTACCGGAGACAAGTATCCAATCCTTAGGGCCGCTAAATACCGtctctaa
- the LOC110385849 gene encoding actinia tenebrosa protease inhibitors-like isoform X2 — MNTLKFIMKYMKHNSYFLFRFYYDLKMEDCKTFNFGQCPNSMNHFDTLDDCQSTCRDRGLRPIDYNISAKIYCQLQPDFGECNSYYPMWYFDVSHRTCHGFSYSGCGGNKNRFPDSQTCSTTCITALHLYSTFS, encoded by the exons ATGAAcacattgaaatttattatgaaATACATGAAACACAACTCTTACTTTTTGTTTAG GTTTTATTATGATTTGAAAATGGAGGACtgcaaaacatttaattttggtcAGTGTCCGAATAGCATGAATCATTTCGACACGTTAGATGATTGCCAATCGACATGTCGCG ACCGCGGCCTTCGTCCAATAGACTACAATATATCAGCTAAAATATATTGTCAATTACAACCTGATTTCGGAGAATGCAACAGCTATTACCcgat GTGGTACTTCGACGTGAGTCATCGAACCTGCCATGGTTTTTCGTACAGTGGCTGTGGTGGGAACAAAAATCGATTTCCCGATTCACAAACATGCTCAACCACATGCATTACCGCTTTACATCTTTATTCTACTTTCTCTTGA
- the LOC110385849 gene encoding actinia tenebrosa protease inhibitors-like isoform X1, whose amino-acid sequence MCEIIISKFHLMSQFLILEASEEDISSHDWTVLCKFQANRFDCTNGKELYRKFYYDLKMEDCKTFNFGQCPNSMNHFDTLDDCQSTCRDRGLRPIDYNISAKIYCQLQPDFGECNSYYPMWYFDVSHRTCHGFSYSGCGGNKNRFPDSQTCSTTCITALHLYSTFS is encoded by the exons ATGtgtgaaattataatttcaaagttCCATCTGATGTCTCAATTCCTGATACTAGAAG cATCAGAAGAAGATATAAGCAGTCATGATTGGACAGTTTTGTGTAAATTTCAAGCAAACAGATTTGACTGCACAAACGGCAAAGAGCTTTATCGAAA GTTTTATTATGATTTGAAAATGGAGGACtgcaaaacatttaattttggtcAGTGTCCGAATAGCATGAATCATTTCGACACGTTAGATGATTGCCAATCGACATGTCGCG ACCGCGGCCTTCGTCCAATAGACTACAATATATCAGCTAAAATATATTGTCAATTACAACCTGATTTCGGAGAATGCAACAGCTATTACCcgat GTGGTACTTCGACGTGAGTCATCGAACCTGCCATGGTTTTTCGTACAGTGGCTGTGGTGGGAACAAAAATCGATTTCCCGATTCACAAACATGCTCAACCACATGCATTACCGCTTTACATCTTTATTCTACTTTCTCTTGA
- the Idgf gene encoding chitinase-like protein EN03 isoform X3 produces the protein MKLFIALVGLLALAKALPAVTHSKVLCYYDSRSYVRESQARMLPLDLDPALSFCTHLLYGYAGIQPDTYKLVSLNENLDIDRTHDNYRAITSLKAKYPGLTVLLSVGGDADTEEPEKYNLLLESQQARTAFINSGVLLAEQYGFDGIDLAWQFPRVKPKKIRSTWGSLWHGIKKTFGTTPVDEKESEHREGFTALVRELKQALIHKPKMQLGVTVLPNVNSTIYHDVPAIINLVDYVNVGAYDYYTPTRNNKEADYTAPIYTPQNRNPLQNADAAVTYWLTSGAPSQKIVLSIATFGRTWKLDADSEIAGVPPIHTDGPGEAGPYVKTEGLLSYPEVCGKLINPNQQKGMRPHLRKVTDPSKRFELGLTKDTDLTYIFGTYAFRLPDDNGEGGIWVSYEDPDTAGQKAAYVKLVKESRWCRYCGPIIG, from the exons ATGAAGCTATTTATCGCTCTAGTCGGGCTCTTGGCCCTCGCTAAGGCCCTACCTGCGGTAACCCACAGCAAAGTACTTTGTTACTACGACAGCAGGAGCTATGTCAGAGAAT CTCAAGCCCGCATGCTGCCGTTGGACCTCGATCCCGCTCTGTCGTTCTGCACCCACTTGCTGTACGGCTATGCCGGTATCCAGCCTGACACCTATAAGCTGGTGTCCTTAAACGAGAACCTGGACATAGACCGAACACACGACAACTACCGTGCGATCACCAGCTTGAAAGCCAAGTACCCTGGTCTCACTGTATTATTATCTGTTGGTGGCGACGCTGATACCGAAGAACCAGAAAAATATAACCTTCTG CTGGAATCGCAGCAAGCCCGTACTGCTTTCATTAATTCCGGAGTGCTGTTGGCTGAACAATATGGTTTCGATGGAATTGACCTCGCCTGGCAGTTCCCAAGAGTTAAGCCTAAGAAGATCCGCTCGACCTGGG gaTCGCTTTGGCATGGAATTAAGAAGACATTCGGCACCACGCCAGTCGATGAGAAGGAATCTGAGCACCGTGAAGGTTTCACTGCCCTTGTTCGTGAATTGAAACAGGCCCTTATCCACAAGCCTAAGATGCAGCTCGGCGTGACTGTTTTGCCCAACGTTAATTCTACAA TTTACCACGACGTGCCCGCCATCATTAACTTAGTTGACTATGTAAACGTTGGCGCTTACGATTATTACACTCCGACACGCAACAACAAAGAAGCTGATTACACAGCTCCTATTTACACCCCACAAAATCGCAACCCACTGCAGAACGCCGACGCCGCTGTCACATACTG GCTCACGAGCGGTGCTCCAAGCCAAAAGATAGTATTGTCTATCGCGACCTTCGGTCGTACCTGGAAACTGGACGCTGACAGCGAAATTGCGGGAGTCCCTCCAATCCACACTGATGGTCCCGGCGAAGCTG GACCATACGTTAAGACTGAAGGTTTGCTCAGTTACCCAGAAGTCTGCGGTAAGTTGATCAACCCCAACCAGCAGAAGGGAATGCGTCCTCACCTCAGGAAGGTTACTGACCCCAGCAAGCGTTTCG aGTTGGGCTTAACGAAGGACACGGATTTAACTTATATTTTTG gaACATACGCCTTCCGTCTTCCTGATGACAACGGTGAGGGTGGCATTTGGGTATCATACGAGGATCCTGATACTGCTGGCCAGAAAGCTGCTTACGTCAAGTTA gtcAAAGAATCTCGGTGGTGTCGCTATTGTGGACCTATCATTGGATGA